Below is a genomic region from Kribbella qitaiheensis.
GTCGACCTGCTCACCAACCAGCCGCCGAAGCCGCCCGCCGACCCCGTCGGGAACCCGGCGCCGTTCGAGGGCCTGCTGAACAGCTGAAATGTCGAGAGCCGCGGGTCGGCTCCGATGTAGCGTCGAGAGGGCCGACCAGCGGCTGCTCCGACGTTAGGGATCTCTGATGAAGTACGTCGTACTGATCCACTCCAACCCGCAGCCGTGGGGCCACCCGACCGGCGACACCGTGGCCGAGCACCAGGCCCTCCCCAAGGCCGAGCGCGACCGGCTGAACTCGGACTTCGAGAAGCTCCTGAGCGAGCTCCAGGCCAACGGCGAACTGCTCGGCGGCGAGGCCCTGGGCGACCCGGCCACCTCCCGCCTCTACCGCTACTCCGGCCGCCCGGTCGTCACCGACGGCCCGTACTCGGAGTCGAAGGAACACCTGGCCGGCTTCTTCCTCATCGACGTCGACACCCCGGAACGCGCCGACGCCGTAGCCCAAACCTTCGCCGGCCCCGGCGAAACCATCGAACTCCGCCCGATCCACGTCTTCTGAACTCCCTGGCCGGGCCAGTACATCGTCCTGGCCCGGCGGTCAGGGCATCGGAGGCTTCCACGCCTGCCGTCCCACCTGACGATCCTGCGGCTGCCCGCACATCAACTGCTGAGTGAGGGTGTCAGCATCGATTCGGTGACTGCGTCACTGTCCGGGTGATCTGGCGGTCACCACCGTCGACCGGCGCGATGGTTGCTTCGAAAACCCCGGTCATCAAGCCCCTCGACCTGTTAGGCGGCCGAGCCACTGGACGGCGGGTCAGCCACGTTCGGCGGTTAGAGGCTTGGTCGGGCCGGCCTGCGGGCGAGTGATCTGCCGGCCAGGCGTTTGTCCGCCGCGATCGGGCCGGGCGCCGTCGGGCGAACTGACAGAACGGTTCACGGCACCGGCCGCGGGAGCCTGGCCGGTCGTCATGGCGCGAAGCTTCGCGATCTCCGGCGAAGTACTGACCTCGGCGCCTGGCGTTGTCTGCTGGCCGGTCGCCTGCGGCTGGCCCTGATGGACGGG
It encodes:
- a CDS encoding YciI family protein, whose translation is MKYVVLIHSNPQPWGHPTGDTVAEHQALPKAERDRLNSDFEKLLSELQANGELLGGEALGDPATSRLYRYSGRPVVTDGPYSESKEHLAGFFLIDVDTPERADAVAQTFAGPGETIELRPIHVF